One region of Chryseobacterium sp. SORGH_AS_0447 genomic DNA includes:
- a CDS encoding carboxypeptidase regulatory-like domain-containing protein, whose translation MKTKISLFLMIFFSVIAFAQKTVSGKITDEDGVGIPSASVTVEEPGKDAILAYGITNAKGEYKVTFTSAESNVDLKVKAFNQKSVTRQISNSDQTLNFKMDSEATEIKEVKLKTKMVTARGDTISYDLKAFDSKSDRTLADVLKKMPGIEVNTDGTILYQGNAINKFYVNGKDLMEGGYGTINNSLPKDAVQKVEVLENHQPVKILQDKVPSDQAAINIKLKNSVTMTGRGEVGVGASPLLWNVKLTPMFFGQKSQWVVNYKANNVGEQVENEGNILSFGNRYEGRRINATQNDWLNVENASTPNLPVKRYLMNNVHYLSANYLTNIDKKKEWELKANANYTNNAVERESYSEQQFFATTNNPAYTVLQNIHNNFYTDKAKGELIFTKNAKKGFFKNTTSFSQYWNADRGIVDRTSNSNVNSLKHGEEALESPTTSFQNSLSTIVPWKEKMVNILSYISYQTDRQSLEVSPASYLEIPGFLPTSANFVSQNLRLKTFEANHSANIGFSTKGWTFTPEVGFNFKSTDLVSGLSNIITNPFTSSDATLASKYNNDLSYTTATPYGSVGVNYKSDSWMLYANFPVNSNNIKAEDPARLVSKEVNKVTFEPSVFAQYNFASFWKASVNANINNNFGEINTAYSGFLMTSPNGITAMNPNNPIPQNNNKSAGTRIEYRNPLNNLFFNINYRYSDAKRNLISNPTIIGGYTVMEYLEKENHVLNNGYNLEVGKYFPKFKTNASVNYSNNTAKSDAFYNDDSYTNKNNSQSFGLKFNNTYFSWMSIDYNASFSRTKQTSTGQVISNAARTGFTHNLGLFFYPIENHTIGFNWDQVNTNAQNQKYHNGFYDLSYQFTWSKKKIDFEVKWMNIANKRVFETYDINPQSTSFTRILLRPSQVMFTVKFNFK comes from the coding sequence ATGAAAACGAAAATTTCTTTGTTTCTGATGATTTTTTTCTCTGTGATTGCTTTTGCACAGAAAACCGTTTCGGGAAAAATCACGGATGAAGACGGGGTGGGAATACCAAGTGCCAGCGTGACGGTGGAAGAGCCTGGAAAAGATGCCATCCTGGCTTATGGGATTACCAATGCGAAAGGAGAATATAAAGTGACCTTCACTTCAGCAGAATCCAATGTAGATCTTAAAGTGAAGGCTTTCAACCAGAAGTCGGTGACCCGGCAGATCAGCAACAGCGATCAGACCCTGAATTTTAAGATGGATTCGGAAGCCACAGAGATTAAAGAAGTAAAGCTTAAAACCAAAATGGTTACGGCGAGAGGCGATACCATCTCGTACGACCTTAAAGCTTTCGACAGCAAAAGCGACAGAACCTTGGCGGACGTTTTGAAAAAAATGCCGGGAATTGAAGTGAATACAGACGGAACCATCCTTTACCAGGGAAATGCCATCAATAAATTTTACGTCAACGGAAAAGACCTTATGGAAGGCGGATATGGAACGATCAACAATTCGCTTCCGAAAGATGCCGTACAGAAAGTAGAAGTACTGGAAAATCACCAGCCGGTAAAAATCCTTCAGGACAAAGTACCTTCCGACCAGGCAGCCATCAATATCAAGCTTAAAAATTCCGTAACCATGACGGGAAGGGGAGAAGTAGGAGTAGGAGCCAGCCCGCTGTTATGGAACGTTAAGCTTACCCCGATGTTTTTCGGGCAGAAAAGCCAATGGGTCGTAAATTATAAAGCCAATAATGTTGGGGAACAGGTAGAAAACGAAGGGAATATTTTATCGTTTGGAAACAGATATGAGGGAAGAAGGATCAACGCTACCCAAAACGACTGGCTGAATGTAGAAAATGCAAGCACTCCAAACCTTCCGGTAAAAAGATATTTAATGAACAATGTGCATTATTTATCGGCGAATTACCTTACCAATATTGATAAGAAAAAGGAATGGGAACTGAAAGCCAATGCTAATTATACCAATAATGCCGTGGAGAGAGAGTCTTACAGTGAACAGCAGTTTTTCGCAACAACAAATAATCCGGCTTACACAGTACTGCAAAATATTCATAATAACTTCTATACCGATAAGGCAAAAGGAGAACTGATTTTTACTAAAAATGCTAAAAAAGGTTTTTTTAAAAATACCACCAGCTTTTCCCAATACTGGAATGCCGACCGGGGAATTGTAGACAGAACATCCAACAGTAACGTTAATTCTCTAAAGCATGGTGAAGAAGCTTTGGAATCGCCCACAACATCTTTCCAAAACTCATTGAGTACCATTGTTCCGTGGAAAGAGAAGATGGTCAATATTTTGTCATACATCAGCTATCAGACCGATAGACAGTCTTTGGAGGTCTCACCGGCATCTTATCTGGAAATTCCGGGATTTCTTCCGACCTCTGCAAATTTCGTAAGTCAGAATTTAAGACTTAAAACATTTGAAGCGAATCATTCTGCAAATATTGGTTTTTCTACAAAAGGATGGACGTTTACCCCGGAAGTCGGATTTAATTTTAAATCAACGGATCTGGTTTCAGGTTTATCAAATATTATAACCAATCCTTTTACCAGTTCAGATGCCACACTCGCCTCAAAATACAACAATGATTTAAGTTATACCACGGCAACCCCTTATGGAAGCGTAGGGGTAAATTATAAAAGCGATTCCTGGATGTTATATGCCAATTTCCCTGTAAACTCTAATAATATTAAAGCAGAGGACCCTGCAAGATTGGTTTCAAAAGAAGTAAACAAAGTGACCTTTGAGCCAAGTGTTTTCGCTCAATATAATTTTGCTTCTTTTTGGAAAGCCTCGGTAAATGCCAATATCAATAATAATTTTGGAGAAATTAATACGGCATATTCAGGATTCTTAATGACTTCGCCAAATGGAATCACCGCAATGAATCCTAACAATCCGATTCCTCAAAATAATAATAAATCAGCAGGAACAAGAATAGAATATAGAAACCCGCTCAATAATTTATTCTTTAACATCAATTACAGATATTCGGATGCCAAAAGAAATCTGATATCAAATCCGACTATTATCGGTGGGTATACTGTTATGGAATATTTAGAAAAGGAAAATCATGTATTGAATAACGGATATAATTTGGAAGTAGGGAAATATTTCCCGAAATTCAAAACCAATGCTTCTGTTAACTATAGCAATAATACAGCGAAGTCTGATGCATTTTATAATGATGATTCATATACAAACAAAAACAACAGCCAGTCGTTTGGCCTGAAGTTCAACAATACTTATTTCAGCTGGATGAGTATTGACTATAACGCCAGCTTCTCGAGAACAAAACAAACAAGTACAGGCCAGGTAATTTCAAATGCGGCAAGAACAGGCTTTACCCATAACTTGGGCCTTTTCTTCTACCCTATTGAAAACCATACCATCGGATTCAACTGGGATCAGGTGAATACCAATGCGCAGAATCAAAAGTATCACAATGGATTCTATGATCTGTCCTATCAGTTTACCTGGTCTAAAAAGAAAATAGATTTTGAAGTGAAGTGGATGAATATTGCGAATAAGAGGGTATTTGAAACGTATGACATAAATCCTCAAAGTACTTCTTTTACCAGGATTCTGCTTCGCCCAAGCCAGGTCATGTTTACCGTAAAATTTAACTTTAAATAA
- a CDS encoding Crp/Fnr family transcriptional regulator — MIISEDLLLAYGAEYEIYDVNETIFHEGNLPKFYFQIVSGIVELNNHHEDGKEFIQNILHEGQSLGESFLFDDRYYPTNATAKTACRILKLSKNDFLNLLEQNSEACSKMFRCLADRLYDKYIMLFNISSPDPSFKIRTVMDFLKGDTGGKYSFQVPLTRQQLANLTGLRVETVIRTIKKMQNNHQLKIENRKIYY; from the coding sequence ATGATAATTAGTGAAGATTTATTGTTGGCATATGGTGCAGAATATGAAATTTATGATGTAAATGAAACTATTTTTCATGAAGGAAATTTGCCCAAATTTTATTTTCAGATCGTCAGCGGAATTGTAGAACTGAACAATCACCATGAGGATGGCAAAGAATTCATTCAGAATATTTTGCATGAAGGACAGAGCCTCGGGGAATCTTTCTTATTTGATGACAGATATTATCCGACCAATGCTACGGCAAAAACGGCCTGCAGGATTTTAAAGCTTTCGAAAAATGATTTCCTGAATCTCCTGGAACAAAATTCGGAAGCCTGCTCAAAGATGTTCCGCTGCCTTGCAGACCGCCTGTATGATAAATACATCATGCTTTTCAACATTTCTTCTCCCGATCCTTCTTTTAAGATCAGAACAGTAATGGATTTCCTTAAAGGCGATACCGGCGGCAAATATTCTTTCCAGGTTCCGCTTACCAGACAGCAGCTGGCGAATTTAACGGGCCTGCGGGTAGAAACGGTTATCAGGACGATAAAAAAGATGCAGAATAACCATCAGCTGAAAATAGAAAACCGAAAAATTTATTATTAA
- a CDS encoding cyanophycinase, whose product MIPKGRLLIIGGKEDKGENDSEMEEKNNNFSPKEILKLLAKSKDDRVEVITTASSEPEDMRETYTKTFKEIGYTNFDFLDIRDDQVHSDFHLKRLEAAKTVFFTGGDQDRICKSLRPSVLTDLLKKKYLEEDNFMIAGTSAGAMCIPKIVILEAINGEAMLEHDIELDTGLGFIENCIIDTHFIHRARFGRLAHAVILHQECWGIGLGEDTALLIEDGCKATCHGSGMAWIINARHIGQTNTQTVKKGSPIYAENLKIHILTDNCKIDFNSDTFEGATAGE is encoded by the coding sequence ATGATACCAAAAGGACGGCTGCTGATCATAGGCGGTAAAGAAGACAAAGGAGAAAACGATTCTGAAATGGAAGAAAAGAACAACAATTTCTCACCCAAAGAAATCCTTAAGCTGCTGGCAAAATCGAAAGACGACCGCGTTGAAGTAATCACCACGGCAAGCTCCGAACCGGAAGATATGCGGGAAACCTATACCAAAACGTTTAAAGAAATCGGGTATACCAATTTTGATTTTCTCGATATCCGCGACGATCAGGTGCACTCGGATTTTCATCTTAAAAGACTGGAAGCTGCCAAAACAGTGTTCTTTACAGGAGGCGACCAGGACAGAATCTGCAAAAGCCTGAGACCATCTGTGCTTACCGATCTCCTGAAAAAAAAATACCTTGAAGAGGACAACTTTATGATTGCCGGAACCAGTGCCGGAGCGATGTGCATTCCCAAAATTGTTATCCTGGAAGCAATAAACGGCGAAGCGATGCTGGAACATGACATCGAACTGGATACGGGGCTGGGATTTATAGAAAACTGTATTATCGATACCCATTTTATACACCGTGCGAGATTCGGAAGGCTTGCTCATGCCGTTATTCTGCACCAGGAATGCTGGGGCATCGGGCTCGGTGAAGACACTGCCTTGCTGATTGAGGACGGCTGTAAGGCGACCTGCCACGGATCCGGAATGGCCTGGATTATTAATGCACGACATATCGGGCAGACCAATACCCAAACGGTGAAAAAAGGTTCTCCCATCTATGCGGAAAATCTCAAGATTCATATCCTGACCGATAACTGTAAAATCGATTTTAACAGCGATACATTCGAAGGAGCAACGGCCGGAGAATAA
- a CDS encoding GLPGLI family protein, translating to MKKLFSIFFIALFAFVSAQNNDSKETANRFFYELTFKPKKDSAKLEKVIMALDIVKDKSIYRDYTAIGQDSILKVQFDAMQKAGVFKDLSKSFKMPKFSEKIVKTYPDMKMQYIERVANGFTPMNLGYTETIKFDWKISNDKAKIGAYNAQKATTEFGGRTWTAWFSTDLPFQDGPYKFSGLPGLIVKIEDQDKNYSWVLQGNKQVPNWEELTYMEKLSNVGTKVTEMPREKFEKTFNDFKKDPFASARPMMTQEIMSRTIPGMDGTIGDMMKKQEKMYKDFFNANNNPIEISQPAPEKKKK from the coding sequence ATGAAAAAACTATTCTCAATATTCTTTATCGCACTTTTTGCATTTGTAAGTGCTCAGAATAATGATTCCAAAGAAACAGCCAACCGGTTTTTCTATGAGCTTACCTTTAAGCCGAAAAAAGATTCTGCGAAACTGGAAAAAGTAATCATGGCTTTGGATATCGTTAAAGACAAATCCATATACAGAGATTATACGGCCATCGGACAGGATTCTATCCTTAAAGTTCAGTTTGATGCCATGCAGAAAGCAGGAGTTTTCAAGGATTTATCCAAATCTTTTAAAATGCCTAAGTTTTCGGAAAAAATCGTGAAAACGTATCCTGATATGAAAATGCAGTATATCGAAAGAGTAGCAAACGGATTTACACCCATGAACCTCGGGTATACTGAAACTATAAAATTCGACTGGAAAATTTCCAACGATAAAGCAAAAATTGGAGCCTATAATGCTCAGAAAGCAACCACTGAATTCGGTGGAAGAACATGGACGGCATGGTTCAGTACCGATCTTCCATTTCAGGACGGGCCGTATAAATTTTCAGGACTTCCGGGGCTAATTGTAAAAATTGAAGATCAGGATAAAAACTACTCCTGGGTACTTCAGGGAAATAAGCAGGTTCCTAATTGGGAAGAGCTGACTTACATGGAAAAACTTTCCAACGTAGGAACTAAAGTAACGGAAATGCCACGTGAAAAATTCGAAAAGACATTCAATGATTTCAAAAAAGATCCATTTGCATCGGCAAGACCTATGATGACGCAGGAGATCATGTCCAGAACAATCCCGGGAATGGATGGCACCATCGGCGATATGATGAAGAAACAGGAAAAGATGTACAAAGATTTCTTTAATGCCAACAACAACCCGATCGAGATTTCTCAGCCTGCCCCTGAGAAAAAGAAAAAGTAA
- a CDS encoding ferritin-like domain-containing protein, whose product METKTATKKAPAKKTTASKTTTAKAPAKTAAKASTKTPAKKGAAKELKDLFEDSLKDIYWAEKALLKALPTMMKNATDEKLKNAIDNHITETEGQIERLEECFKAIGKKAQAKKCDAMQGLLDEGKSIIEETEPGTVRDAGIIAAAQKVEHYEIATYGTLAAFAKVLQEEDCLKLLLSTLEEEKKCDELLTKVADTNLNSKAL is encoded by the coding sequence ATGGAAACTAAAACAGCTACTAAAAAAGCACCGGCCAAAAAAACAACGGCATCTAAAACGACGACGGCAAAAGCTCCTGCTAAAACAGCAGCCAAAGCTTCTACTAAAACACCCGCTAAAAAAGGAGCAGCCAAAGAACTGAAAGATCTTTTTGAAGATTCTTTGAAGGATATTTATTGGGCAGAAAAAGCATTATTGAAAGCATTGCCGACAATGATGAAAAATGCAACGGATGAGAAATTGAAAAATGCAATCGACAATCATATTACGGAAACAGAAGGACAGATCGAAAGGCTGGAAGAATGTTTCAAAGCAATAGGCAAAAAAGCACAGGCTAAAAAATGCGATGCGATGCAGGGATTACTGGACGAAGGAAAAAGCATTATAGAAGAGACTGAGCCGGGAACGGTAAGAGATGCGGGAATTATCGCTGCAGCACAGAAAGTTGAGCATTATGAAATCGCAACCTACGGAACATTGGCTGCCTTTGCAAAAGTATTGCAGGAAGAAGATTGCCTGAAGCTTCTTTTGAGCACACTTGAAGAAGAAAAAAAATGCGATGAACTTTTAACGAAAGTTGCTGATACCAATTTGAACAGCAAAGCATTATAA
- a CDS encoding Type 1 glutamine amidotransferase-like domain-containing protein, with protein MTPKGRLIIIGGDETDPIHEAEHEIPKTQFPASEIIGLLSGQKNDRIEIMTIAPDTAVQTTAKYSLALQQEGYTNLGFIHLKNKKEDYHPRILAAKIVFLIDDDPDLCETLQNSSLIQLLYKKYLLEEEFTMVGISAGGMWISGLIMNDKKVHPGLGFINNCIIDTQFKHGNRFKSLVKATVSHRECLGLGLSEGMALLIEKGYKARCIGNGSIMVVNAKNVRKKRPRKGTSVYPKNLKGHILTAGSTLNLLSGDLIKETPFDYNLNFTNRNTKY; from the coding sequence ATGACTCCAAAAGGCAGATTGATTATCATTGGCGGCGATGAAACAGACCCGATTCATGAAGCGGAACATGAGATTCCGAAAACGCAGTTCCCGGCTTCTGAAATTATCGGCTTATTGTCCGGCCAAAAAAATGACCGTATCGAGATTATGACAATTGCTCCGGATACGGCAGTACAGACCACTGCAAAGTATTCTTTAGCACTGCAGCAGGAAGGATATACTAATTTAGGCTTTATTCACCTTAAAAACAAAAAGGAAGATTATCATCCGAGAATTCTCGCCGCAAAGATTGTTTTCCTCATCGATGATGATCCCGACCTCTGTGAAACCCTGCAAAACTCATCCCTCATCCAGCTTCTCTATAAAAAATACCTGCTGGAAGAAGAGTTCACAATGGTAGGCATCAGCGCAGGCGGCATGTGGATTTCCGGACTGATCATGAACGATAAAAAAGTCCATCCAGGGCTGGGATTTATCAATAATTGCATCATCGATACCCAATTCAAACACGGCAACCGGTTCAAAAGCCTGGTAAAAGCTACAGTCTCTCACCGCGAATGCCTCGGCTTGGGACTGAGTGAAGGGATGGCACTGCTGATCGAGAAAGGGTATAAGGCACGATGCATCGGAAATGGTTCCATTATGGTAGTAAATGCCAAAAATGTAAGAAAGAAAAGACCCAGAAAAGGAACCTCTGTCTATCCTAAAAACCTGAAAGGCCATATCCTGACGGCCGGTTCTACACTTAACCTTCTTAGCGGTGATCTCATTAAAGAAACACCGTTCGATTACAATTTAAATTTTACAAACAGGAACACAAAATATTAA
- a CDS encoding cupin-like domain-containing protein, which translates to MGINLKPIDIVDDITQEEFIEKYLKPRKPVVIKNMAKKWPAYQKWTMEYMKEVVGDVEVPLYDSSKADPAAPINSSAAKMKFGDYIDLIQREPTDLRIFLFDPIKFAPKLLEDYLSPKELMGGFLDKYPNMFFGGKGSVTFLHFDIDMAHIFHTHFNGRKHILLFDYKWRERLYQIPYATYALEDYDIENPDFTKFPALDGVEGIECFLEHGDTLFMPTGWWHWMKYLDGSFSISLRAWDKSWAVKAHSLWNLTFQRKFDDIMKKNFRKKYMDWKEKVAIKRAEIALKKGLPRS; encoded by the coding sequence ATGGGAATCAATTTAAAGCCGATTGATATTGTAGATGATATTACACAGGAGGAGTTCATTGAAAAATATCTAAAGCCGAGAAAGCCTGTTGTGATTAAAAACATGGCAAAAAAGTGGCCTGCTTATCAGAAATGGACCATGGAATATATGAAGGAGGTTGTAGGTGATGTAGAAGTTCCGCTGTATGACAGTTCGAAAGCAGATCCCGCTGCTCCCATCAATTCTTCCGCTGCAAAAATGAAGTTTGGGGATTATATCGACCTGATCCAGCGGGAACCTACAGATCTCAGGATTTTCCTGTTCGATCCTATAAAATTTGCCCCGAAGCTGCTGGAAGATTATCTTTCGCCTAAAGAACTGATGGGCGGATTCCTGGATAAATACCCGAATATGTTCTTCGGAGGAAAAGGTTCCGTAACCTTCCTTCACTTTGATATTGATATGGCGCATATCTTCCATACCCATTTCAACGGAAGAAAACACATTCTTCTTTTCGATTATAAATGGCGGGAAAGGCTTTACCAGATTCCGTATGCAACCTATGCCCTCGAAGATTACGATATCGAAAATCCGGATTTTACAAAATTCCCGGCACTGGATGGCGTTGAAGGTATTGAATGCTTCCTTGAGCACGGCGATACCCTGTTTATGCCTACCGGATGGTGGCACTGGATGAAATACCTGGACGGCAGCTTCTCCATTTCTTTAAGAGCATGGGACAAATCCTGGGCGGTAAAAGCACATTCTTTGTGGAATCTTACGTTTCAGCGTAAGTTCGACGATATCATGAAGAAAAATTTCAGGAAGAAATATATGGACTGGAAAGAGAAGGTAGCCATCAAAAGGGCTGAGATTGCCCTGAAAAAAGGCTTGCCAAGATCATAA
- a CDS encoding Crp/Fnr family transcriptional regulator → MLISEDLLRAYGAEKETLKRSHIIFREGDSPKYYYQIIEGRIKLNHYNDEGKELILAILDAGLSVCELLLFIDKTYPVNAVTFEECTLMKLPKGDFSKLLDENPQISRDINKFLSERLYYKYIMLENNSSLRPVTRIKGMLDYHKSFSEDQAKFSYEVPLTRQQIASITALRVETVVRAVKKLEKENYLKIINRKVYV, encoded by the coding sequence ATGCTGATATCAGAAGATCTTTTACGGGCTTATGGAGCCGAGAAGGAAACGCTTAAGCGTTCGCACATTATTTTCCGGGAAGGGGACAGTCCCAAATATTATTACCAGATCATCGAAGGAAGAATCAAGCTGAACCATTATAATGATGAGGGAAAAGAACTGATCCTGGCTATTCTGGATGCCGGGCTGAGCGTCTGTGAGCTTCTTTTGTTTATCGACAAAACCTATCCTGTAAATGCGGTTACCTTTGAAGAATGTACACTGATGAAGCTTCCGAAAGGTGATTTCTCAAAGCTGCTGGACGAGAATCCTCAGATTTCCCGTGACATCAATAAGTTTTTATCGGAAAGGCTGTATTACAAATACATCATGCTGGAAAACAATTCTTCATTGCGCCCGGTTACAAGAATCAAAGGAATGCTCGATTATCACAAAAGCTTCAGTGAAGACCAGGCTAAGTTTTCCTATGAAGTGCCTCTTACCCGTCAGCAGATCGCTTCTATTACTGCCTTGAGGGTAGAAACGGTAGTAAGAGCGGTGAAAAAGCTGGAAAAGGAAAATTATCTGAAAATCATCAACAGGAAGGTATACGTCTGA
- a CDS encoding succinate dehydrogenase/fumarate reductase iron-sulfur subunit, whose translation MNTRKNLNLTLKIWRQKNRKTKGRFEIYKVSDISTDASFLEMLDILNEQLIREDKEPIAFDHDCREGICGMCSLYINGRAHGPDTGITTCQLHMRMFSDGETIVIEPWRSIAFPVIKDLITDRSAFDRIMAAGGFISVNTSGNTLDANAIPVPKEDADKAMDASSCISCGACVACCPNGAAMLFVGAKVSHFALLPQGKVEAKRRVLNMVQAMDEEGFGNCSVIGACEVECPKKISLDNISRMNREYMSAWLDTK comes from the coding sequence ATGAATACACGAAAAAACCTGAACCTGACTTTAAAAATCTGGAGACAGAAAAACAGAAAAACCAAAGGCCGGTTTGAAATCTATAAAGTTTCGGATATTTCTACCGATGCCTCTTTTCTGGAAATGCTGGATATTCTGAACGAACAGCTGATCCGGGAAGACAAGGAACCGATAGCCTTCGACCATGACTGCCGGGAAGGCATCTGCGGAATGTGTTCTTTATACATCAACGGGCGGGCACACGGGCCGGATACAGGCATTACCACCTGCCAGCTTCATATGCGGATGTTCAGCGACGGAGAAACCATTGTTATCGAACCATGGAGGAGCATCGCTTTCCCCGTTATCAAAGACCTGATTACCGACCGGAGTGCTTTCGACAGGATTATGGCGGCCGGAGGATTTATTTCGGTAAATACTTCAGGAAATACCCTGGATGCCAACGCCATTCCCGTTCCCAAAGAAGACGCCGATAAGGCCATGGATGCCTCTTCCTGCATCAGCTGCGGGGCCTGTGTAGCCTGCTGCCCGAATGGTGCCGCCATGCTTTTTGTAGGAGCCAAGGTTTCCCATTTTGCTCTTCTCCCACAAGGTAAAGTAGAAGCTAAAAGAAGGGTACTGAACATGGTGCAGGCCATGGATGAAGAAGGCTTTGGCAACTGTTCGGTAATCGGAGCCTGCGAAGTGGAATGCCCGAAGAAGATTTCCCTGGATAATATTTCGAGAATGAACAGGGAATATATGTCGGCCTGGCTTGATACCAAATAG
- a CDS encoding SDR family NAD(P)-dependent oxidoreductase, whose product MVLVTGATGILGRVIVLELLKQGKKVRAAKRESSDLEDVRKSFAYYTDNPDGLFNAIEWTDTDLNDKNSIGHALQGISEVYHCAAKVSYDPADREKAEQVNVAGTENMLECCLEAAVHKFLYVSSAIVFAKEKEDGLIHESSAMISGKEATVYAASKCKADTAVFEAFHKGMNTVIINPGMIIGSGNWKNSSGEFLRTFMNGFYTFSGGTGCADVRDVAAIAIRLMDENRFGERYLISSENKTYRELSAIITERVQKTKPVVLSKPLLTVGRILNILTFRSIPFLRLLTRPNIAFLTSFQGISNHKVVSALEYEFIPVEESLIFHISNYLSEKS is encoded by the coding sequence ATGGTTTTGGTAACGGGAGCAACGGGAATTTTGGGCAGGGTCATTGTTTTGGAGCTTCTGAAACAGGGGAAAAAAGTACGTGCTGCCAAAAGGGAATCCAGTGATCTGGAAGACGTGCGGAAATCTTTCGCCTATTATACCGATAATCCGGACGGTCTTTTCAATGCGATTGAGTGGACAGATACCGATCTGAATGATAAAAACAGCATCGGTCATGCGCTGCAAGGCATTTCCGAAGTGTACCACTGTGCTGCAAAGGTCAGCTATGATCCTGCCGACCGGGAAAAAGCAGAACAGGTGAATGTTGCCGGGACAGAAAATATGCTGGAGTGCTGCCTGGAAGCTGCGGTACATAAATTCCTGTATGTAAGTTCGGCCATTGTTTTTGCAAAAGAAAAAGAAGACGGGCTGATCCATGAAAGTTCAGCGATGATCAGTGGTAAAGAAGCGACAGTCTATGCCGCTTCGAAATGTAAGGCTGATACTGCTGTATTCGAGGCTTTCCATAAGGGAATGAATACGGTAATTATCAATCCGGGGATGATCATCGGAAGCGGGAACTGGAAGAACAGCAGCGGAGAATTTCTCCGTACTTTCATGAACGGATTTTACACCTTTTCAGGAGGCACAGGCTGCGCCGATGTAAGGGATGTTGCCGCCATTGCCATCCGGCTGATGGACGAAAACAGATTCGGGGAGCGTTACCTCATCAGCTCCGAAAACAAGACTTACAGAGAATTATCTGCCATTATTACGGAAAGAGTACAAAAAACAAAACCCGTTGTGCTCTCGAAACCTCTTTTAACGGTCGGCCGTATACTGAATATCCTGACTTTCCGCTCGATTCCTTTCTTACGGTTGCTGACCCGCCCTAACATAGCTTTTTTAACTTCTTTCCAGGGAATCTCGAATCATAAAGTGGTCTCTGCACTGGAGTATGAATTTATCCCTGTCGAAGAAAGCCTTATTTTCCATATTAGCAATTATCTCAGTGAAAAAAGCTGA
- a CDS encoding FeoA family protein, whose protein sequence is MKDKGLHKLSGFPRNRMGKILGYDNDSLKMPNKIIEMGLLPETYFRILYQAPFSGPMYVEFGDEKSRIALREEEGDYIIVEELN, encoded by the coding sequence TTGAAAGATAAGGGTTTACATAAGTTGAGCGGATTTCCCAGAAATAGGATGGGAAAGATATTGGGGTATGATAACGACAGCCTGAAGATGCCCAACAAAATCATCGAAATGGGACTTCTTCCCGAGACGTATTTCAGGATTTTGTACCAGGCACCTTTCAGCGGACCGATGTATGTGGAATTCGGCGATGAGAAAAGCCGTATCGCCCTTCGTGAAGAAGAAGGAGATTATATTATTGTTGAAGAATTGAATTGA